The genomic interval gcaacggcgccaaaaacttgttgctataattttaagcactacgcaagtatacgcaatcaagtagtaaatctcacacaggtgaggtcgatcccacagggaattggattaagtactactaaattatacttatgattctattcggtaaatcaaaagcaaatatgatttaaaaacagtaaaatatgaaagaaattcagaaaacttaataacacaatttaaagttgagcaagatgagacaatagggaggagaatcctgttgttgtttacccaaattgttaatgattaattactatcctattcttggagtgaatgacagattatgaaataacctagctcctttcagatcttctagattctaaatcacatgttatctaattaattccttaattaaactaacatgaaatcagcattaagtaataatctactcgtcacataagtcatgcaaatactttcgtttcacatagaacattgattatcttaattttagcattctcaattctcacttttcagattttgaattgagatcatagaacatgcacaaggtgatcaatcttaaacatgaaattaagaacaaattaagataatttcacaaacaagaatggaggaatggcaattaaacattaactaggcaaaacattaatcaacaatcatcatcctccctaaatgggaaatttagttcagaaataaatccataaccattcctatgacaatattcaacataaataaattaaagaggaatagagaaagaaactgttggtggatgaattctgggtcttcactttgattttctctgtgctcttcctgccgctctcagctgtgttttagggttccaaatcgctctccctgactttcaatcgcagttttctatttataattgaaatttagggttcgatggacgaaaatgcccctggtccgtacgggatctcgccgcggccaagcttcctatcgccgcggcgagaaattGCCAAATTTAGGCTCTCTCTGTATCTCgtaactcgccgcggcgagcctcttcatcgccgcggcgactgatGCTTCTGAATTCtcgagatctagccgcggccaagttgtgtttagccgcggccagatatgcacaaaaactcaaaaattgagttttcttcggctcagcacgtcttttaatgaatttctgcacccgagacctcttttattccaaagaacctgaaaacatagaaaacaagcgtaattccgtcccaacacagctaaaaatgcacataaattggatccaaaacataggctaaaaatagcctaacagcttggctcacgggtgctctactgtgcagggaAGGGTAAATTAGTTTGTGATCAGTCATGAGTGCGAGAGCTTGGCGATGCTTGTACATGTTCgagccacactagaccaagcgggttggggtctaccaatGATGTATTTTGTAACTCTGATTTTGCAGTTTAGGTCGGCTCgtaaaataaacttgtaatatttttGTGAAAATATTTACGGGATCCCGAAACATGTGTCTTTTGGTTGTAAAGTTTAAAGTTGttacaagtttaattttcattatgtttcaaataaaatttaaattttttgcgCTTATCCTTTTAGTAATCCCatattaggggattagggtttcataatcaGTTAGCGTAGTGTGCCTAattgttagggtgttacaatcatgttccttttatagtatttcaactagAATTTAGGATTTAATTAcatggattaaaaaaaataggcaaaaattacactaagtgGTCGGCCACTAATGGGTctcactagttacaattttgccactttattttaattatttattctctttcaataatgccatatttttcaatttcaatcttataaatgtcaaaactatttatataatacttataattaattatcaaataaaattatcatttatattatttattaattataccaTATAacgtctcttaattaacaaataaattccaaaatctattttcttcacaattaagtcattgcttagttaaaattcataaataagacatagtctaattttagaattataattgattaattaaaaacaattatctgagtctgcaagtagtattatctcaactagtgtggggacgatgggcctatataatcaaacttccaataagtagatctagaatttacaaagtatattctctaacttattaatttctctttGCGCCAccatagatttggaattgcattcttaattatataaaacgctctatatgtaccaagacatagatacattatgaaattatccattgttacaatccaaaTAGTCAAAGATACTTTATGGAtggtctattttattatttaacagaAAAATGAGTCCAatttgtaacttttgtaaaacacagggtacaaaatagtatttacctttTATTTATCTCatataaaaagtaaattttattttttttttctcatatttatagaagaaaaaaaaaactaataaactAACCTGAAACTGAAAGTacgttaaaaaatttatattttaataaaataataataattaatatatagttatcaatctaaataaaaaaataattaaaaaattgaatataacatcaaatatcattaatatataattaaaattattaaaaaaaaatataaaacttaaattatatattaatttatttaaatgggTGACTTacaaatttaagtatttattagtaataataattctaataatttttttaaatagaaaataaattcgaactcatattaaaaaaaataattttttttttatttaaacgttTATAAATTACAACCATATTTTATTGGGACTCAAACTCAGGACCATGTTTAACTGGGACTCCAACACACGGACACCTATGACAGACTAACTCAagtggtttaaaaaaaaaaacaaagacttCAATCCATTGTTAAGTTGGGTTCGAAAGTTTGAAAATGGATTTTCTTTTGTATTGttggaaagaaagagagagtataGAAAAATGTTCCcttttccatttaaaaaaaataaataaaaaatgtcaGGGTCGACCAAGCAGACAACTCACCCAAACATGCGCTTCATAATAATCCCTGACACACCCCACATCATTCCCAAACCCATTTCCCTTACCCTTTTTAATAATTCAAGTTAAAACACACCACCTCTCTTCCACTGTTACGCAAACCACACCTACTATCATTTCCATTCAATCCCAACACGCCACGTCACAGTCCAGAATCGTACTCAGCATCACATGACGTGGCAACCTTTAATTCGTCAGTCCCATCTCGGTGGACTGAAAACGTTACACCAAAGTTTACTCCTTTTTCCATCTTCCAACATAATTGAGAtttattatcttttattattaaaaattaaattaaaacaaaaaaacaaacaaagatTCATTAAATCAAAAGTATAGCTTTCACAACAGCAAAATATTTAACACTTTGGAGATCTGGAAAGGATTCtcaatctctctctctatatatattctCCGGTaagttctagagagagaaaggtgAAGTGTGAAAATGGCGAGCGGTGGAGGCTACGGCGATACGAGCCAGAAGATAGATTACGTGTTCAAGGTTGTGTTGATCGGAGATTCGGCGGTGGGGAAGTCACAGATTCTGGCTCGGTTTGCTAGGAATGAGTTCAGCTTGGACTCGAAAGCCACCATCGGCGTTGAGTTCCAGACTAGGACTCTCGTCATCGAACACAAGAGTGTTAAGGCTCAGATCTGGGATACTGCAGGCCAGGAACGGTAACAAACTCTCTCCTCTTTTGCTTATTTACTTCTGGCATTTTTCTCATTATTAGCTGTTTTGGTAggattaattttgaaatgaattGATCTAGTTTGGAATTGTGTCTGTGTATATTATATTTCTGATTTTAGCTTCTTTGATTGATATTATCGCGCTAAAAGTTGCAGTGATTTTGGCAAGGCCTAAGATTATGGTTTATGTTTTGTTTAAGCCTCAATGGAGGAGAAAGTGCCGCATAATCAGTTTCGCTtgaatcttttattttattttattttatttttggtggtTTTTATTAGTAggaaaaaggaaatttttgtggCTATCATCTACAGATGTCATCCGTGatcttagaaaatatatatttatctccAAATCGAACTTTTAGGTATTAGTTATTAGATATAATTGTGATTCTTACCTTACCTTATTGGCTTTCATAGttagaaatatattatttttataaaattgccTTTGCGATGCATAGCCATGCAATTTATTGATAGTTTtgctctttttatttttcttcttttttgaatttaaaacatgaaattaattataatatggtCTTAATTTCTGGTTCAGTTTGATTGGTCTTTCTTGGAACCattggttttattttaatttggatcattatttaattaaatttcttttacattagattatttaatttaatttggaaCCATTGGTCTTTCTAGGATCATTATTTAATTTGGAACCATTAGAGATATTTTCTCTGGTGTTTATCCTTGTGGAACTTAAAGGAGTCTCTCTTTTTtagaaatagaataaataatagGGTCTTTCACAAGGTCTTCTATAGAAGATTTAGAAGTTAGAGATTTCACTTTTAAAGATTTCTTATCATGAAAATTcgtgtttaaatttaaaatattgtatGGAGTGTTGGGTGATCATGTTTAGCATGGCTCATTAGCTTCCTTACAAAATTACCGGTTGTAATTTATCTCAACATAGGTCATCAGATGAGATGTTCATCTCCATCTCATTAAAGTGTTATAGTGGTATTTGTTATTTAGACGCACTTAACATGTCTAGTTATTTACACATATCTCATCAATATGTGTTATATTACCATTTTACTGTATGCTAAAGAAGCCCTTTGAAAGAACAAATTCTCTAACTTCTGCCAACAATGAATTTGTTCACATAACATATCTTTTCGTATGATGTTTGAGCAGATACAGAGCGGTGACGAGTGCATACTATAGGGGAGCTGTTGGGGCAATGCTTGTTTATGATATAACCAAACGCCAGACCTTCGATCACATACCACGTTGGCTGGAAGAGCTACGTAACCATGCTGACAAGAACATAGTCATCATTCTGATCGGAAACAAAACTGATCTAGAGAACCAGCGTGCAGTCCCCACTGAAGACGCCAAAGAATTTGCCCAGAAAGAAGGGCTTTTCTTTTTGGAGACTTCAGCACTGGAATCAACTAATGTCGAGAACGCCTTC from Cannabis sativa cultivar Pink pepper isolate KNU-18-1 chromosome 4, ASM2916894v1, whole genome shotgun sequence carries:
- the LOC115714070 gene encoding ras-related protein Rab11D codes for the protein MASGGGYGDTSQKIDYVFKVVLIGDSAVGKSQILARFARNEFSLDSKATIGVEFQTRTLVIEHKSVKAQIWDTAGQERYRAVTSAYYRGAVGAMLVYDITKRQTFDHIPRWLEELRNHADKNIVIILIGNKTDLENQRAVPTEDAKEFAQKEGLFFLETSALESTNVENAFLTVLTEIFNIVNKKNLAADENQGNGNPASLTGKKIIVPGPAQVIPEKNKMCCTSS